Proteins encoded by one window of Lathyrus oleraceus cultivar Zhongwan6 chromosome 1, CAAS_Psat_ZW6_1.0, whole genome shotgun sequence:
- the LOC127122260 gene encoding putative NAC domain-containing protein 94 produces MEERTEMDNIKVDDLMPGFRFHPTDEELVAFYLKRKVQQKSLPIELIKQVDIYKYDPWDLPKLASSGEKEWYFYCPRDRKYRNSSRPNRVTRAGFWKATGTDRPIYSSDGKCIGLKKSLVFYKGRAAKGTKTDWMMHEFRLPSISISDSSTSPPKKFSDKSFSPNDSWAICRIFKKTNSLSMVQKALSHPWISQLPGNMVSELLTQTTNINQFYSQNNISGTIEQASSATTNVQINERELQQVTNTNFSASDFPTYKPINNINTISKSSQISLPNGDIVDNLMFYNLEANGSTKCTIDNDCSILSNTNYIAFEDTNNPYNGFSISLPEDMQQPNIQDQMQLNNQWENLGRTIEFPFNLSPNFDALRTNVTWDIPPCTSEISTTYVTSKCYT; encoded by the exons ATGGAAGAAAGAACTGAGATGGATAATATCAAGGTTGATGATTTGATGCCTGGTTTTCGTTTTCATCCCACTGATGAAGAACTTGTTGCTTTTTATCTCAAGAGAAAAGTTCAACAAAAATCTCTTCCTATTGAACTTATTAAGCAAGTTGATATTTACAAATATGATCCATGGGACCTTCCAA AGCTTGCAAGTAGTGGTGAGAAAGAATGGTATTTTTATTGTCCAAGGGACAGAAAATACAGAAACAGTTCAAGGCCTAATAGGGTTACAAGAGCTGGATTTTGGAAGGCCACAGGAACTGATAGACCTATTTATTCATCTGATGGAAAATGCATTGGTTTGAAGAAATCACTTGTTTTCTATAAAGGTAGAGCTGCCAAAGGCACCAAAACTGATTGGATGATGCATGAGTTTAGGTTACCTTCCATTTCCATTTCAGATTCTTCAACCTCTCCTCCCAAAAAATTCTCTGACAAAAGTTTCTCTCCAAAT GATTCATGGGCAATTTGTAGGATTTTCAAGAAAACAAATTCTCTTTCCATGGTGCAAAAAGCATTATCTCATCCTTGGATCTCTCAATTACCGGGAAACATGGTATCTGAATTACTCACACAAACTACAAACATCAATCAATTCTATTCACAAAATAATATCTCAGGTACAATAGAACAAGCATCATCAGCCACAACAAACGTACAAAT CAACGAGCGTGAGCTACAACAAGTCACCAACACCAACTTCTCAGCTTCAGATTTTCCAACATACAAACCTATCAACAACATTAACACAATTTCCAAGTCCTCACAAATTTCTCTTCCTAATGGAGACATTGTTGATAACCTAATGTTCTACAATCTTGAAGCCAATGGTTCAACAAAGTGCACAATTGATAATGATTGTTCAATTCTTTCAAACACAAACTATATTGCTTTTGAAGACACAAACAATCCATATAATGGATTCTCAATAAGTCTACCTGAAGATATGCAACAACCAAACATTCAAGATCAAATGCAGCTTAATAATCAATGGGAAAATCTAGGAAGAACAATTGAATTTCCCTTCAATTTGTCTCCAAATTTTGATGCTTTGAGGACTAATGTTACATGGGACATACCACCTTGTACTAGTGAAATTTCCACAACTTATGTCACTAGTAAATGTTACACTTAG